A region of Diospyros lotus cultivar Yz01 chromosome 3, ASM1463336v1, whole genome shotgun sequence DNA encodes the following proteins:
- the LOC127796608 gene encoding NAC domain-containing protein 90-like — MEPKPPGFRFYPTEEELVSFYLRNKLEENRPDFNLVIPTLNVYELDPWNLPKLSGELCRGDTEQWFFFSPRQEREARGGRPSRTTASGYWKATGSPDYVYSVDNRVIGLKKTMVFYKGKAPSSRKTKWKMHEYRAIEPQSTSPFGPTDPRLRHEISLCRVYVVSGSFRAFDRRPLGAEASETSCSQQQVHGNNGAKTLLNSSQAAQTAEKTSSPESSKSEDDHLEFPDANFGMVTEEEPLWEWEQLNCL, encoded by the exons ATGGAGCCAAAGCCACCAGGCTTCCGCTTCTATCCAACTGAAGAAGAGCTTGTTTCTTTCTATCTTCGGAACAAGCTTGAAGAAAACAGACCCGACTTCAACCTTGTCATCCCCACTCTCAATGTTTATGAGCTCGACCCATGGAACCTTCCAA AGCTTTCTGGGGAGCTGTGCCGAGGAGACACTGAACAGTGGTTTTTCTTCAGCCCAAGGCAAGAGAGGGAAGCTCGCGGCGGCAGGCCTAGCCGAACAACCGCTTCCGGCTACTGGAAGGCCACCGGTTCTCCGGATTACGTTTACTCGGTTGATAACCGAGTGATTGGGCTCAAGAAGACGATGGTGTTTTACAAAGGCAAAGCTCCCAGCAGCCGCAAAACCAAGTGGAAGATGCACGAGTATAGAGCCATTGAACCTCAATCCACCTCCCCATTTGGACCCACCGACCCAAGG TTGAGACATGAGATCAGTTTGTGCAGGGTTTATGTTGTATCGGGAAGCTTTCGAGCATTCGATAGACGCCCATTAGGGGCAGAGGCCAGCGAAACAAGTTGCAGCCAGCAGCAGGTTCATGGCAATAATGGAGCTAAAACACTGCTTAATTCTTCCCAAGCGGCTCAAACAGCGGAGAAAACGAGCTCGCCGGAGAGTTCAAAGTCAGAAGACGATCATCTTGAATTCCCAGATGCCAATTTTGGGATGGTTACTGAAGAAGAGCCTTTGTGGGAATGGGAGCAGCTCAATTGTCTCTAA